The following coding sequences lie in one Streptomyces sp. NBC_00510 genomic window:
- a CDS encoding Rieske (2Fe-2S) protein — MKRRMVLLSTAALAGCSKYGEESAPPAAATSAPPPASAPVSAPTSAPASAPPSGEGEVLVKAADVPVGGGTVITDKKVVVTQPQAGEFKAFSAVCTHQGCLVNTVSDGTINCPCHGSKFRITDASVAAGPAKKPLPPKEITEKDGEILLV; from the coding sequence ATGAAGCGACGCATGGTGCTGCTGTCCACTGCAGCGCTGGCGGGTTGCAGCAAGTACGGCGAAGAGAGCGCGCCGCCCGCGGCGGCGACCTCCGCGCCACCACCGGCCTCGGCGCCCGTCTCCGCGCCGACCTCGGCACCGGCCTCCGCTCCCCCGTCCGGGGAAGGCGAGGTGCTGGTGAAGGCGGCCGACGTGCCCGTGGGCGGCGGCACGGTGATCACGGACAAGAAGGTCGTGGTGACCCAGCCCCAGGCCGGCGAGTTCAAGGCCTTCTCCGCCGTCTGCACCCATCAGGGCTGCCTGGTGAACACCGTCTCCGACGGCACCATCAACTGCCCCTGCCACGGCAGCAAGTTCCGCATCACCGACGCCTCGGTGGCCGCGGGACCGGCCAAGAAGCCGCTTCCCCCCAAGGAGATCACCGAAAAAGACGGCGAGATCCTCCTCGTGTAG
- a CDS encoding DUF6529 family protein: MNADPNAATTSFPAPSPRPRRRVAVFLVPAVAAAAVAVALGAYGRVHDPAGTAFNLAGFSSTGAVKSWLATAAFAFAVVQAVSALVMYGKVPGVRAPSWTGGLHRWSGRIAFLLAVPVAVHCLYALGYQTYSSRVMWHSLLGCFFFGAFTAKMLLLRAERLPGWLLPVVGGLVFTALTVLWLTSALWFFRTVGVTT, encoded by the coding sequence ATGAACGCGGACCCGAACGCCGCCACCACGTCCTTCCCGGCCCCGTCACCGCGCCCCCGGCGGCGGGTCGCCGTGTTCCTCGTCCCCGCGGTCGCCGCCGCGGCGGTCGCGGTCGCCCTCGGCGCGTACGGCAGGGTGCACGACCCGGCCGGCACCGCCTTCAACCTGGCCGGTTTCTCCAGCACGGGCGCGGTCAAGTCCTGGCTCGCCACGGCCGCCTTCGCCTTCGCCGTGGTGCAGGCGGTCTCGGCGCTGGTGATGTACGGCAAGGTGCCGGGCGTCCGCGCCCCCTCCTGGACCGGCGGGCTGCACCGCTGGTCGGGCCGGATCGCGTTCCTGCTGGCCGTCCCGGTCGCCGTGCACTGCCTGTACGCGTTGGGCTATCAGACGTACAGCAGCCGCGTGATGTGGCACTCGCTGCTCGGGTGCTTCTTTTTCGGGGCATTCACCGCAAAGATGCTGCTGCTGCGGGCCGAGCGACTGCCGGGCTGGCTGCTGCCGGTCGTCGGCGGGCTGGTCTTCACGGCGCTGACGGTGCTGTGGCTGACGTCCGCGTTGTGGTTCTTCAGAACGGTCGGGGTGACGACATGA
- a CDS encoding DUF952 domain-containing protein, with protein MIFHLVPLDDWLRDPDRPYAPSSLAEDGFVHCAPDEAVALAVADAFYRGTPGPLMVLLIDEEALEARVLWEDADPVPPPGVPQETRFPHVYGRINRSAVVGMLEVQRDAEGRAVALAVWS; from the coding sequence ATGATCTTCCACCTTGTTCCGCTGGACGACTGGCTGCGCGACCCGGACCGTCCGTACGCGCCCTCGTCGCTCGCCGAGGACGGGTTCGTGCACTGCGCGCCCGACGAGGCGGTTGCGCTCGCCGTCGCCGACGCCTTCTACCGGGGCACCCCGGGCCCGCTGATGGTGCTGCTGATCGACGAGGAGGCCCTGGAGGCCCGTGTGCTGTGGGAGGACGCCGATCCGGTGCCGCCTCCGGGGGTCCCGCAGGAGACGCGCTTCCCGCACGTGTACGGGCGCATCAACCGCAGCGCGGTGGTCGGGATGCTGGAGGTGCAGCGGGACGCGGAGGGCCGCGCGGTGGCGCTGGCGGTGTGGTCGTGA
- the aroH gene encoding chorismate mutase: MAVRAVRGAVQLERDEAEHMHEQVAELLTAILERNGIAVDDLISVWFTATPDLHSDFPAVAARKLGITDVPLICAQELDIAGAMPRVVRILAHVESGLSKGEISHVYLGAAAALRKDIAQ, encoded by the coding sequence GTGGCGGTACGAGCGGTCCGCGGAGCCGTCCAGCTGGAGCGGGACGAGGCGGAGCACATGCACGAGCAGGTCGCCGAGCTGCTCACCGCCATCCTGGAGCGCAACGGCATCGCGGTGGACGACCTGATCAGCGTGTGGTTCACCGCCACCCCGGACCTCCACAGCGACTTCCCGGCGGTCGCCGCGCGCAAGCTCGGCATCACCGACGTGCCGCTGATCTGCGCGCAGGAACTCGACATCGCCGGCGCCATGCCCCGGGTCGTGCGCATCCTCGCCCACGTCGAGTCCGGCCTGTCCAAGGGCGAGATCTCCCACGTCTACCTCGGCGCCGCGGCCGCCCTCCGCAAGGACATTGCCCAGTGA